In Aneurinibacillus migulanus, the genomic window TGCTTGCCGACGCGAAAGGACCATTCGGCAGCCCGTTCGTCGATTCTGTACGTACAAGCGTGGCGGAAGACGCGACACGTTTATTGCATGTGTTTTTTATTTATCCGAGGTTCAATCGTTGGACGGACGAACAACTGCTTCACTCTGCAGGCGATATGTTTATACACATTAATGGGGGCGACTACGAAATACTACCTGCTCCATGAAGATAATGAGCAACACTCCCATGACAAGTCCATTGCCAAAAATATAGCTAAAGATAGGCGGTAATACCTGAAGCGCTTCAGGCGGGACAAACATCAGGCCAATGCCGCCTAGCAGCCCAAACCCAATGATAAGTACATTTCGTTCATCAAGAATAATTCGGCCGAAATCTCGCAGGCCGAAACCAAGCAATTGCGTATAAGTTACAAACATAACCGCATAACCAACCGGAGAAGGCAGACCAGCGAGAATGCGACTAACAGGTGATAAGACACCTAATAAAATCAGCATGATCGCAGCAATGATAAACGGCAGACGTGCAGCGATACGTGATACCTGGATGACCCCTGCGGAAATGGAGAGTGGCACAAGGCCAACGATACCGCCAAACCCGGATAAAAGATGCGCCACTCCTGTCATTATGCCGCCGCGCCGATAATCCTCTTCTCTCGGACGAATGTTCGCTACATGGCTAACAACCGCAATACTGGCAACAAGATTCGTAATAAGAATTAGCCCGGTAACAAGAGATGTCAGAACGGTCCCCAGATGAAACACCGGGGGTCCCCAGAAAAATGGCTGAGGCAGTTCAAATAGCCCATTCGCTTCCTGAAGAGGCTTCGTCCAATCCATAAATAAATAAATCAGCCACCCTATAATCATGCTAATGAGGATAGCAAAGCTACGCACATATTTAAAAGGCGACCGAATCATGATAAACGTAAGAAATACCAATCCGATTGATACCATGGCGAGTACAGGTTCTACGCCGCTTTCCTTCGAAAAATATCCGATGCCGAGCATCCCATTCATCACAGGTCCACTAAGCGATACCGCAAGCAATATAAGATAACCGCCGCTCACTAAAGGCGTAAATATTCGCTGGATCTTTTCAATAAATCCGGTAGCACCCAGAATAATAAGCATAATTCCTGTGATAATTAAACCCATTTCCAAGGATTGTCCGATCTCTTGCGGGGCCTGTCCGGCGACTGTTCCCAGATTCACCAGAATGATAAAAATCCCCCACCACATACCAGCCGGACCTTCCGTAATTGGCAGCTTATGACCAAACAATATCTGCAATAGGGAGACAAGTCCAATTAAGAAAAATGTCTGTTGAACAAACTGGCCTACCTGCTGAGGTGACAGGCCATACATCTCCCCGATTACAAGCGGGACAACCAGGGAGCTAGACAGCGTGATAAAAAACCATTGTAGTGCCGCTGTCATCGTTACTGAAATGGGTGGCTTCTCATCCAATCCGTATAAATTCTTTGTTGCTTCTCTCTCTGATTCCATATTTTCACCTTTTCCGCTCTCTCTTTGCACATTCGATGGCGACTTTTAAATCATTCCATACTTCTTTTTTTGCTTTGGTCAGCGCATCGCCGCGCTGACGCACGACATAGGCAGGGTGCCAGGTCGGCACTACCTTCGTCCCCTCATACTCGTATATATTTCCCCGGAATTGGGACATTGTTTTCATATCCGGGAAAAAAAACTGTAGTGCCACCTTCCCCAGGGCCAAAACCACCTTCGGTCTGACGATATCAAGCTCACGCCGTAAATATTTTCCACACTCTAGTGTCTCCTCACGCATCGGGGTCCTGTTTTTTCCCTTTTCATCCGTTACGCGGCATTTTACCACATTCGTCATATAGATTTGCTCCCGACCAATCCCTGCTTTCCCCAGAATAAGTGTAAGCAGCGAGCCACTAATACCGACGAGCGGTAATCCCCAGTTTTCCTCGTCCTCGCCGGGACCTTCTCCAACAATCATCAACGGTGTAGACGTATTTCCTGTGCCGGGCACCCTGCTCTTTGCTCGTTCACAGAGCGAACAATCCGTACAGTTTAAAATATGACGGCGTACTTGTTCCATATGTACGATTCTTTCGACCTGATATAGCGCAGGCTTTACGTCTTCAGGATGATAACCGTCTTTGGTCAGTCGACGGTAGAAATCCTGCATGCCTTCCGCAACATGTTTCATCCGTTTTCTCTCCCATCATGATGGCGTCCTTTTCTACGATATCATATTTTTTCGGAAAGATGGAATAACGCTACTCCTTCCTTATAGGAAAAAGATGAAAAAACATACATAAAAAGTGAATGATGATTTCTCGTTTTAACGCGACATCTACTTTTTATGCGATAAATGAAAAGAAACCCGCCTTCTAAAGAGACGGGTTTCGCTTAAAATGGCTTTGACTAAAACAGCAAAGCTATTGTCTTATTCAATTTTCGATGTTCTCTGCTTCGCTCATTTGAGCAGACCATGCTTCATACAATTGGTCTTTGGTCTTGAGACCGGGGCGAGGAATCGCATGGTTTACAACATATGAGCTTCCGACATGCCGATTTTCCCACATCTCCTGATGCGCCTCCGGCAACTTTTCAAAAGGCACGAATACGGGTTCAGTAATCTCAAGCATCCCTGCATCAATCATTTCATTCATCCGAATGACCTCATACGCATTCGACAGGTGGGTACCCCAAATGTTCGCGGTCGGCATATAAATACGGCGTTGGCGCATCCACACTTGCGGTGCGTAGAAGCTGTAGCGGTGTTTTCCCATATTCTCGCTATAAATTATGCGACCGGTATACGGCTTTACCAGTGTCGTACTGACACCTAGTACGTCATGGCCAGCACGTTCGAATATTACATCTGGATATCCACGCGGATTATCAGGTGAACGTAAATACTTGGCCACCGCACTACCAAATGGCTTAAATATATAATCAGTGAAGTAACGCACCGATTCTTTAAATGCTTCGGTCTCTGTCTTCGGATTTGGCAGATCAGGCATGGTCTCTGGCCATACAAAATTGTCCCCTTCCCGTCTTGTTATCTCTTCGATGCTGAGTACTCCCCGCACTGCGTCACCATATCCAAGACTTTGCACAAACTCTTTCTGTGCATCCGT contains:
- a CDS encoding purine/pyrimidine permease, with amino-acid sequence MESEREATKNLYGLDEKPPISVTMTAALQWFFITLSSSLVVPLVIGEMYGLSPQQVGQFVQQTFFLIGLVSLLQILFGHKLPITEGPAGMWWGIFIILVNLGTVAGQAPQEIGQSLEMGLIITGIMLIILGATGFIEKIQRIFTPLVSGGYLILLAVSLSGPVMNGMLGIGYFSKESGVEPVLAMVSIGLVFLTFIMIRSPFKYVRSFAILISMIIGWLIYLFMDWTKPLQEANGLFELPQPFFWGPPVFHLGTVLTSLVTGLILITNLVASIAVVSHVANIRPREEDYRRGGIMTGVAHLLSGFGGIVGLVPLSISAGVIQVSRIAARLPFIIAAIMLILLGVLSPVSRILAGLPSPVGYAVMFVTYTQLLGFGLRDFGRIILDERNVLIIGFGLLGGIGLMFVPPEALQVLPPIFSYIFGNGLVMGVLLIIFMEQVVFRSRPH
- a CDS encoding uracil-DNA glycosylase, which gives rise to MKHVAEGMQDFYRRLTKDGYHPEDVKPALYQVERIVHMEQVRRHILNCTDCSLCERAKSRVPGTGNTSTPLMIVGEGPGEDEENWGLPLVGISGSLLTLILGKAGIGREQIYMTNVVKCRVTDEKGKNRTPMREETLECGKYLRRELDIVRPKVVLALGKVALQFFFPDMKTMSQFRGNIYEYEGTKVVPTWHPAYVVRQRGDALTKAKKEVWNDLKVAIECAKRERKR